In Desulfomonile tiedjei DSM 6799, a genomic segment contains:
- a CDS encoding HD domain-containing protein — protein MKPIRDPIHGFIELNEWEQDIINHPLFQRLRRIRQLAWTDMVYPGALHTRFEHSLGVMHVATRMFKNVRLGSEDILKNDLNYTDGGLDRVLALIRISCLLHDIGHGPFSHAAEELMPISENTGKPYDHESYSAEAVTLMEDIINHRTNERNYGITTQDIKEFLNGEVPDEGSLLWRRLLSSQLDADRVDYLLRDSHHIGVAYGRYDLDRLVSTLTVAIDPETDAPVLAIEEGGLHAAEGFILARYMMFTQVYFHKTRRAYDFHFSEAMRSLLDEEPYLKGQMKGRFPAPNNIASLKAYFQWTDWRVLGLLEQGKGGYHGEIIRRRKHFKKVYATKEVPDKDDLERAEEVCQHLGDKVGFVDRAEQSWYKFLDKDIPVLQGTKNTRQFLTPLSKLSSVVNGLKSVNQIRIYVSEENRKEAEKIIEALPGRGKGA, from the coding sequence TTGAAACCTATTCGTGACCCAATCCACGGATTTATAGAACTCAACGAATGGGAGCAGGACATAATCAATCATCCCCTGTTTCAAAGGTTACGGCGAATTCGACAATTGGCTTGGACAGATATGGTCTATCCTGGTGCATTACACACTCGGTTCGAGCACTCCCTTGGAGTCATGCACGTTGCAACACGTATGTTCAAGAATGTCCGATTAGGGAGTGAGGACATTCTGAAGAACGACCTCAATTATACTGACGGCGGCTTAGATCGAGTGTTGGCGCTGATTCGTATCTCCTGCCTCCTGCACGATATTGGACATGGGCCATTCTCTCATGCCGCGGAAGAACTCATGCCTATCTCTGAGAACACAGGTAAACCATACGATCATGAATCTTATTCGGCGGAAGCTGTTACCTTGATGGAAGACATCATTAATCATCGGACTAATGAAAGGAACTATGGAATAACCACCCAGGACATCAAGGAATTTCTGAACGGAGAAGTCCCTGACGAGGGCAGTCTATTATGGAGACGTCTTCTATCCAGCCAGCTTGACGCTGATCGCGTCGACTATTTGTTGCGTGACTCTCATCATATAGGTGTGGCATACGGACGCTATGATCTCGACAGACTTGTCTCAACTTTGACAGTTGCCATCGATCCCGAGACGGACGCCCCTGTGCTAGCAATTGAAGAAGGCGGATTGCATGCAGCTGAAGGGTTCATCCTAGCTCGTTACATGATGTTCACACAGGTCTATTTCCACAAAACCCGACGAGCGTATGACTTTCACTTTTCCGAAGCTATGAGGTCCCTTCTAGATGAAGAGCCATATCTTAAAGGTCAGATGAAAGGCCGCTTTCCAGCCCCAAACAATATAGCCAGTCTGAAAGCCTATTTTCAGTGGACCGATTGGCGAGTCCTCGGCCTTTTGGAGCAGGGCAAAGGTGGATATCATGGAGAGATTATTCGGCGGCGAAAACATTTCAAAAAGGTCTATGCAACGAAAGAAGTTCCTGATAAAGACGACCTGGAACGTGCCGAAGAAGTTTGCCAACATTTGGGAGATAAGGTAGGGTTTGTTGATAGGGCAGAACAATCGTGGTACAAATTTCTGGATAAAGACATTCCTGTGCTACAAGGAACCAAGAACACGAGACAGTTTCTGACTCCGCTTTCGAAATTGTCGAGTGTGGTAAACGGCCTTAAGTCCGTGAACCAGATAAGAATATACGTGTCCGAAGAAAACAGAAAAGAGGCTGAGAAAATAATCGAAGCCTTGCCAGGGCGCGGTAAAGGAGCCTGA
- a CDS encoding ankyrin repeat domain-containing protein — protein MRRLVIISFIGCLIILVTLATAFFYSVPSQGPHNPLTVAAREGDLKRTKQLLREGASINAGDPDGMTALIWALSWKQLEVAKFLIDKGADVNRPDMYGRTPLALAFGTDNLEIIEFLVKSGAHVNGDIMHRGTRYKTTPLLLAIRKNHWDIVKLLVEKDADVNARDSLSGETALMAASRKGNLELVKLLLHKGADVNAKDRIGESALMLACGRSLELTRILLRKGADPNARGGKEGETTLSRAKNDEIADLLRAAGGK, from the coding sequence ATGCGTAGGCTAGTTATTATTTCATTCATAGGCTGCCTCATAATCTTAGTTACACTGGCGACCGCATTTTTTTATTCCGTACCGTCTCAAGGCCCGCATAATCCACTCACTGTAGCTGCCCGAGAAGGAGATCTGAAGAGAACGAAACAACTTCTCAGAGAGGGCGCCTCAATAAATGCAGGTGATCCTGATGGCATGACTGCCCTCATTTGGGCATTAAGTTGGAAGCAACTAGAAGTTGCCAAGTTCCTCATCGATAAGGGTGCTGACGTGAATCGTCCCGACATGTATGGACGAACTCCTCTCGCATTAGCTTTTGGTACTGATAATCTTGAAATTATTGAGTTCTTGGTGAAAAGTGGAGCCCACGTGAATGGTGACATAATGCATCGAGGAACCAGGTACAAAACAACACCCCTGCTCTTGGCAATACGGAAGAACCACTGGGATATTGTTAAACTTTTGGTTGAAAAAGATGCGGACGTCAATGCCCGAGATAGTCTCTCAGGAGAAACAGCTCTTATGGCGGCATCGCGGAAAGGCAATCTCGAATTGGTTAAGCTTCTTCTGCATAAGGGGGCCGATGTCAATGCGAAAGACCGTATAGGCGAGTCTGCATTGATGTTGGCATGCGGAAGATCATTGGAATTGACCAGAATTCTTCTGAGAAAAGGGGCTGACCCTAACGCCAGGGGAGGCAAAGAGGGAGAAACGACTTTGAGCCGAGCAAAAAACGATGAAATAGCCGATCTGTTGCGTGCAGCAGGTGGAAAGTAA
- a CDS encoding alpha-2-macroglobulin family protein, with amino-acid sequence MKKGCLAGLLLSLVFLILLGQAFAEDRNLTVYAYRYNFGDNRWAVMLNFNHPVFPSNLTGATTVTAEKSGEQFDLVDPATDRPASAPSKRFILVGKKSFTKPVSITIAIEKSLTDSSGRFLLEKPFSYQFLSVTTVYVTNFSTFYRSKTDKGVKFSTTESISEDEFSKIALEIVPQVPNMKVSRQGFQNYQITGNFEFGRNYKLKIAPVAVSGGKAVLEAKEFSFTGPGIKPDISIKTDRSIVELRGRQLMSLTLSNVDKVRCELTRVPAFLLPEASGQNSGGKQTAKFNLESQIAELKKLSGISPLFLSESSQDSEVFFAKEGKDHVYPFSIPLAFRKNPDDGGAWLVSFKDPDNNFHGAASRLVQITDLSITYKSSPKNLLLWVTTLYAGQPVPGAEVLLSTVDGAKFFPGKTDENGCLIISEGQEVPSVDASGTLTKRQLLLASVGWAVAATPTDSCGLQLNGFELKPFTVTPQKAVKDSVDSYTGYAFTERGVYKPGETVHFKFLARGYEQNKIISPVGKKVHIEITDPRDEVSYSKNLELNEYGSCWDTFEVKSFFPVGTYNLKASIVRSEGKTNTFSTTFMVQEFKRIKHYASLFLKQKRVTGAFVGVKRDEDFLVADISGQYYTGGPVKHGKVRWKATLVPAVNKVKEWDAFFFGNESDTTQFMESGESMLDSQGKLSVSIPLDARLLTGIYGVEVSATVLDVDGEPATEVTTYNPIPNVMVGVSDHPKQVQTGYSAPLRIVVVDREGKSVKSGTLEVGILKQDYYYTEKRDDEGSVSESWEEGWMKTLTTQVSLTDGQAVFQPEFNEGGSYMLSFTYADDLGKYTTQIVFKVGWQEYDTWARENLKTGPRTGREILLSLNKKEYKVGDQLSAQFSIPRPVKKCLVTVEKSGILEYRVVDVNGTNGSFQITTSKEFQPNAYISVFAPAGRAGFPVYTSQVDSDIPMIYFGYANVAVRSEAQSLRVEIQPSTADLKGRPGEKKVLDFHVTDQANKGIVSEMAVCVVDEAVLALTRFQTPTLSSLAQFTLPLGVFSGDLRLGLVSQDLYRLLSTKPLTGGGMGLGEVNPTLRKDFRPVAYFNPAVVTDATGKATVEFTLPDTTTSYRVYAVVCDKQAGFASAQRNMVVTKEFFVEPSLPRFLVPGDKVTFPLVLHNKTADKGHAEIRSEASGDLELRVLQPGISLEPWSSAVIKASAHALGGTAAKGVMRFSGNFTADKAKFTDAIELTLPIHSRFLPVNKTQIGDFTQKTQVNVSFPDAIRHMDPGSINPADFKANIILSMTNWSKLTPGLRYLLHFPYGCIEQTSSGVIPLAALRGLVQSGTIPGIRIAEVDKFLTSGVNRLLSMQLPTGGFVYWPGQTEVSWWGTMYATFALMVAKDGGFAVPEDRLAKALNFLEDKLFDKNETDRYHGSAWTKELALFNLSQGGRLTAQDLDRFMATYGSLSNEGKALLILAAKKIKLLPDAKLVQMVKQLEPKVDAHRSNYTDSSYREIALCLLAAVETKADREKANTWAGLLIRGLKPEGRWFSTADTGWCLFALSKYYRTVHQEKLHATKIVLDYGDKPKEFTLSNASESLELDPKALVKSGKLSIQSDSKSLIGYTLNFQYPDVVTDPAHLSNGFTLTKRMENLNGKEEIRVGDVIRVTLEMDLRDPAKRRDYGKLEYLALEDPVPAGIVPINSDLKTEGVDSSQSKPEGYGPDWMDNFTPSYFEFRDDGVRVFKDTAWTGRYKYSYLARATAEGEFWMRGSRISLMYHPERFGKTLGKKVIILPAQ; translated from the coding sequence ATGAAAAAAGGATGTCTAGCAGGTTTATTGTTGAGTTTAGTATTTCTGATCCTGCTGGGGCAAGCGTTCGCCGAAGATCGGAACCTCACTGTTTACGCGTACAGGTATAATTTTGGCGATAACCGGTGGGCGGTTATGTTGAATTTCAACCATCCGGTTTTTCCCTCCAATTTAACCGGAGCAACTACTGTCACTGCCGAAAAATCCGGAGAACAATTCGACCTGGTGGATCCTGCCACCGATCGTCCCGCTTCTGCTCCGTCCAAACGATTTATCCTGGTAGGCAAAAAGAGTTTCACCAAGCCGGTTTCCATTACCATCGCCATAGAAAAGAGTCTTACCGATTCCTCAGGCCGCTTTTTGCTCGAGAAGCCATTCAGTTACCAGTTCTTGTCTGTTACCACTGTTTATGTAACGAATTTCAGCACCTTTTACAGATCGAAAACCGATAAAGGCGTAAAGTTTTCTACAACCGAATCAATCAGTGAAGACGAGTTCTCCAAAATCGCACTTGAAATTGTCCCGCAAGTTCCCAATATGAAAGTCTCTCGTCAGGGATTTCAAAATTATCAAATCACGGGAAATTTCGAGTTCGGCCGCAATTATAAGTTAAAAATTGCCCCGGTAGCCGTCAGTGGTGGAAAAGCTGTACTGGAAGCCAAAGAATTCAGTTTCACCGGTCCGGGAATAAAGCCGGATATAAGCATAAAGACCGACCGTTCCATCGTAGAATTGCGCGGCCGTCAGCTTATGTCTCTGACTCTTTCCAATGTGGACAAGGTCAGGTGCGAGTTGACCCGCGTCCCTGCTTTTCTGTTGCCTGAAGCGTCAGGGCAAAATTCAGGAGGAAAGCAAACAGCGAAATTTAACCTGGAATCACAAATCGCGGAATTGAAAAAACTGTCCGGCATCAGTCCGCTGTTCCTCTCGGAATCGTCGCAGGATTCGGAAGTCTTCTTTGCCAAAGAAGGAAAAGATCATGTGTATCCTTTTTCCATACCCCTTGCATTCAGGAAGAATCCTGATGACGGCGGTGCCTGGTTAGTATCGTTCAAAGACCCGGACAACAATTTCCACGGCGCAGCTTCACGGTTGGTCCAGATAACCGATCTGTCCATTACGTACAAGTCTTCTCCCAAGAATCTCCTGTTATGGGTAACCACATTGTATGCAGGACAGCCTGTACCGGGAGCCGAGGTGCTTCTTTCTACTGTTGACGGGGCCAAATTTTTCCCAGGTAAGACAGACGAGAACGGCTGCCTGATTATCAGCGAGGGTCAAGAAGTCCCCTCTGTGGATGCATCGGGAACTCTGACAAAAAGGCAGCTTCTGCTCGCCAGTGTAGGGTGGGCTGTAGCCGCGACGCCAACGGATTCCTGCGGTCTGCAGTTGAATGGCTTTGAACTCAAACCTTTTACCGTGACTCCTCAGAAGGCTGTTAAAGACTCGGTGGATTCGTACACGGGGTACGCCTTTACGGAACGGGGAGTGTACAAGCCGGGAGAAACCGTACATTTCAAATTTCTTGCCCGCGGGTACGAACAGAACAAGATTATCTCGCCTGTCGGCAAAAAGGTGCATATCGAGATAACGGACCCGCGTGATGAGGTGAGCTACAGCAAAAATTTGGAGCTGAACGAGTACGGCTCGTGCTGGGACACATTTGAAGTGAAAAGCTTCTTTCCCGTGGGAACTTACAACCTCAAAGCATCGATTGTCCGATCCGAGGGCAAAACCAACACCTTCTCCACTACCTTTATGGTCCAGGAATTCAAGAGAATCAAACATTATGCGTCGCTCTTTCTGAAACAGAAACGGGTGACCGGCGCATTCGTAGGGGTCAAACGAGACGAGGATTTCCTTGTTGCGGACATTTCAGGACAGTACTACACCGGCGGGCCCGTGAAGCACGGAAAAGTGCGGTGGAAAGCTACTCTGGTCCCGGCCGTGAACAAGGTGAAAGAATGGGACGCCTTCTTCTTCGGCAACGAGAGCGACACAACGCAGTTCATGGAATCCGGCGAATCCATGCTGGATTCCCAGGGCAAGCTGAGTGTTTCAATCCCGCTCGATGCGCGATTGCTGACAGGAATCTATGGAGTGGAAGTGTCCGCTACTGTGCTCGACGTGGATGGTGAGCCTGCAACGGAAGTCACAACATACAATCCCATTCCAAACGTGATGGTCGGTGTCTCGGATCATCCCAAACAGGTGCAGACAGGATATTCAGCTCCTCTCAGAATCGTGGTGGTGGACCGCGAGGGGAAAAGTGTCAAAAGCGGCACGCTTGAAGTCGGTATTTTGAAACAAGATTATTACTACACTGAGAAACGCGACGATGAGGGTAGTGTGAGCGAATCATGGGAAGAAGGATGGATGAAGACTCTTACTACCCAGGTTTCCCTCACCGATGGCCAGGCAGTGTTCCAGCCTGAATTCAACGAGGGTGGAAGCTATATGCTGTCCTTCACGTACGCTGACGATCTGGGAAAATACACGACTCAGATTGTATTCAAGGTGGGATGGCAAGAATATGACACCTGGGCGCGGGAAAACCTGAAAACAGGGCCGCGAACCGGTCGCGAAATCCTTCTTTCCCTCAACAAAAAGGAATACAAGGTCGGCGATCAACTCAGTGCGCAATTCAGTATTCCGCGACCGGTGAAGAAGTGTCTGGTCACCGTGGAAAAGAGCGGGATTCTCGAATACCGGGTTGTGGATGTGAACGGGACGAATGGAAGCTTTCAAATCACTACATCCAAAGAGTTCCAGCCGAATGCTTACATTTCCGTGTTTGCACCCGCAGGAAGAGCAGGATTTCCGGTTTACACCAGCCAGGTAGATTCCGATATCCCTATGATCTACTTCGGTTATGCGAATGTCGCGGTTCGGAGTGAAGCTCAGAGTCTTCGGGTCGAGATTCAACCGTCCACGGCCGATCTCAAAGGGAGACCGGGAGAAAAGAAGGTTCTCGATTTTCATGTGACCGATCAGGCGAACAAGGGCATTGTTTCGGAAATGGCGGTTTGCGTGGTGGACGAAGCAGTGCTGGCACTTACCCGTTTTCAGACCCCAACTCTGTCTTCTTTGGCTCAGTTCACTCTTCCGCTTGGGGTTTTCTCCGGAGACTTGCGCCTGGGCCTAGTGAGTCAGGACCTCTATCGCCTGCTCTCCACCAAACCGCTCACGGGTGGCGGCATGGGGCTGGGAGAAGTGAATCCCACGCTGCGCAAAGATTTCAGGCCGGTGGCTTATTTCAATCCGGCAGTGGTGACGGATGCGACGGGGAAAGCTACCGTAGAGTTCACTCTACCGGACACGACCACTTCTTATCGCGTGTATGCCGTGGTCTGCGACAAACAGGCAGGATTCGCTTCGGCACAGCGGAATATGGTTGTGACCAAGGAATTTTTCGTGGAACCTTCATTGCCGCGATTTCTGGTTCCCGGGGATAAGGTCACATTTCCTCTGGTGCTGCACAACAAAACCGCTGACAAGGGGCATGCAGAAATCCGTTCCGAGGCTTCCGGAGATCTCGAATTGCGCGTCCTGCAACCGGGTATTTCACTCGAACCCTGGTCAAGTGCTGTAATCAAGGCTTCAGCGCACGCTCTGGGCGGAACGGCCGCTAAAGGCGTCATGCGATTCTCCGGGAATTTCACCGCGGATAAGGCTAAATTTACCGATGCCATTGAACTGACACTACCCATTCATTCGCGATTTCTCCCCGTGAACAAAACTCAGATCGGGGATTTTACGCAAAAAACGCAGGTAAATGTGTCTTTTCCGGATGCAATCAGACATATGGACCCGGGTAGCATCAATCCGGCGGATTTCAAGGCAAACATCATCTTGAGCATGACAAACTGGAGCAAGTTAACTCCCGGATTGAGATATTTGCTGCATTTTCCGTACGGTTGCATCGAACAGACCAGCTCCGGCGTAATTCCGCTGGCGGCCCTGCGAGGACTCGTACAGTCGGGGACGATTCCCGGTATCCGCATTGCGGAAGTAGACAAATTCCTGACGTCCGGGGTGAACCGGCTTCTTTCCATGCAGTTGCCTACAGGTGGTTTCGTGTACTGGCCCGGCCAGACGGAAGTCTCATGGTGGGGCACGATGTATGCTACTTTTGCGTTAATGGTAGCAAAGGATGGCGGGTTTGCTGTGCCGGAAGACAGACTTGCGAAGGCATTGAATTTCCTCGAGGACAAGCTTTTCGATAAGAATGAAACAGACCGGTACCACGGCTCGGCATGGACGAAAGAACTTGCACTCTTCAATCTCTCTCAGGGAGGCAGGTTGACCGCTCAGGATCTCGATCGGTTCATGGCAACCTATGGTTCACTCTCGAACGAAGGAAAAGCCCTGCTGATTCTTGCAGCAAAGAAGATCAAGCTCCTGCCGGATGCGAAGCTCGTACAGATGGTCAAGCAACTGGAACCGAAGGTGGATGCTCACAGGAGCAACTACACGGATTCTTCGTACCGTGAGATTGCTTTGTGCCTTCTGGCTGCGGTGGAAACCAAGGCGGACCGGGAAAAAGCAAATACGTGGGCAGGTCTCTTGATTCGGGGACTTAAACCTGAAGGCCGGTGGTTTTCCACTGCAGACACTGGCTGGTGCTTGTTTGCATTGAGCAAGTATTATCGAACCGTGCACCAGGAAAAACTGCACGCTACAAAAATAGTTCTCGATTACGGTGATAAGCCCAAAGAATTCACGCTTTCCAATGCTTCCGAATCATTGGAACTCGACCCCAAAGCGCTCGTCAAATCAGGAAAGTTGAGTATTCAGAGCGACTCCAAATCACTGATCGGTTACACGTTGAATTTTCAGTATCCTGATGTGGTGACCGATCCTGCTCATTTGAGCAACGGATTCACACTCACCAAACGCATGGAAAACCTGAACGGCAAGGAAGAGATCCGTGTGGGCGACGTGATCAGGGTCACGCTTGAAATGGATCTCCGCGATCCTGCGAAAAGACGTGATTACGGCAAGCTCGAGTATCTTGCCCTGGAAGATCCTGTCCCGGCAGGTATAGTCCCCATCAATTCCGACCTGAAAACCGAAGGAGTGGACAGTTCCCAATCCAAGCCCGAGGGTTACGGACCGGATTGGATGGACAACTTTACTCCAAGCTACTTTGAGTTCCGCGACGACGGAGTCCGTGTTTTCAAAGACACGGCCTGGACCGGCCGCTACAAGTACTCATACCTTGCTCGTGCAACCGCGGAAGGCGAATTTTGGATGCGAGGCTCGAGAATTTCGCTCATGTATCATCCGGAACGGTTCGGCAAGACATTAGGAAAGAAAGTGATTATTTTGCCGGCTCAGTAA